A window of Ovis canadensis isolate MfBH-ARS-UI-01 breed Bighorn chromosome X, ARS-UI_OviCan_v2, whole genome shotgun sequence contains these coding sequences:
- the UBA1 gene encoding ubiquitin-like modifier-activating enzyme 1, with product MSSSPLSKKRRVSGPDPKPGSNCSPAHSVLSEVPSVPTNGMAKNGSDADIDEGLYSRQLYVLGHEAMKRLQTSSVLVSGLRGLGVEIAKNIILGGVKAVTLHDQGTAQWADLSSQFYLREEDIGKNRAEVSQPRLAELNSYVPVSAYTGPLVEDFLSDFQVVVLTNSPLEDQLRVGEFCHSRGIKLVVADTRGLFGQLFCDFGEEMILTDSNGEQPLSAMVSMVTKDNPGVVTCLDEARHGFETGDFVSFSEVQGMIELNGSQPMEIKVLGPYTFSICDTSSFSDYIRGGIVSQVKVPKKISFKSLPASLAEPDFVMTDFAKYSRPAQLHIGFQALHHFCAQHGRSPRPHNEEDAAELVTIAQAVNTRSLPAVQQGSLDEDLIRKLAYVAAGDLAPINAFIGGLAAQEVMKACSGKFMPIMQWLYFDALECLPEDKEALTEDKCLPRQNRYDGQVAVFGSDLQERLGKQKYFLVGAGAIGCELLKNFAMIGLGCAEDGEIVVTDMDTIEKSNLNRQFLFRPWDVTKLKSDTAAAAVRQMNPHIRVTSHQNRVGPDTERIYDDDFFQNLDGVTNALDNVDARMYMDRRCVYYRKPLLESGTLGTKGNVQVVIPFLTESYSSSQDPPEKSIPICTLKNFPNAIEHTLQWARDEFEGLFKQPAENVNQYLTDSKFVERTLRLAGTQPLEVLEAVQRSLVLQRPQTWADCVTWACHHWHTQYSNNIRQLLHNFPPDQLTSSGAPFWSGPKRCPHPLTFDVSNPLHLDYVIAAANLFAQTYGLTGSQDRAAVATLLQSVQVPEFTPKSGVKIHVSDQELQSANASVDDSRLEELKATLPSPEKLPGFKMYPIDFEKDDDTNFHMDFIVAASNLRAENYDIPPADRHKSKLIAGKIIPAIATTTAAVVGLVCLELYKVVQGHRQLNSYKNGFLNLALPFFGFSEPLAAPRHQYYNQEWTLWDRFEVQGLQPNGEEMTLKQFLDYFKTEHKLEITMLSQGVSMLYSFFMPAAKLKERLDQPMTEIVSRVSKRKLGRHVRALVLELCCNDESGEDVEVPYVRYTIR from the exons ATGTCCAGCTCGCCGCTGTCCAAGAAACGTCGCGTGTCCGGGCCTGATCCAAAGCCGGGTTCTAACTGTTCCCCTGCCCACTCCGTATTGTCCGAAGTGCCCTCGGTGCCAACTAAC GGAATGGCGAAAAATGGCAGTGACGCAGACATAGATGAAGGCCTTTACTCCCGGCAGCT GTATGTGTTGGGCCATGAGGCAATGAAGCGGCTCCAGACCTCCAGCGTACTGGTATCAGGCCTTCGGGGCCTGGGCGTGGAGATTGCCAAGAACATCATCCTTGGTGGGGTCAAGGCTGTCACACTGCATGACCAGGGCACTGCCCAGTGGGCCGACCTCTCCTCCCAG TTCTACCTGCGGGAAGAAGACATAGGGAAAAACCGAGCTGAGGTCTCCCAGCCCCGCCTTGCTGAGCTCAACAGCTACGTGCCTGTCAGCGCCTACACCGGGCCCCTTGTGGAGGACTTTCTCAGTGACTTCCAG GTGGTGGTCCTCACTAACAGCCCCCTGGAGGACCAGCTGCGGGTGGGTGAGTTCTGTCACAGCCGTGGCATCAAGCTGGTGGTGGCAGACACCCGGGGCCTGTTTGG GCAGCTCTTCTGTGATTTTGGAGAGGAAATGATCCTCACTGATTCCAATGGGGAGCAGCCGCTCAGTGCTATGGTTTCTATGGTCACCAAG GACAACCCCGGTGTGGTTACCTGTCTGGATGAGGCCCGACATGGCTTTGAGACTGGCGACTTCGTCTCCTTTTCGGAAGTACAGGGCATGATTGAACTCAATGGAAGTCAGCCCATGGAAATCAAAGTCCTGG GTCCTTACACCTTTAGCATCTGTGACACCTCCAGCTTCTCTGACTATATCCGCGGAGGCATCGTCAGCCAGGTCAAAGTACCCAAGAAGATCAGCTTT AAATCCTTGCCAGCCTCCCTAGCAGAGCCTGACTTTGTGATGACAGACTTCGCCAAGTATTCCCGCCCTGCCCAGCTACACATTGGCTTCCAGGCCCTGCACCATTTCTGTGCTCAGCATGGTCGGTCCCCTCGGCCCCACAATGAG GAGGATGCAGCAGAGTTGGTGACCATAGCCCAGGCTGTGAACACTCGatccctgcctgcagtgcagcagggCAGCCTGGATGAGGACCTCATCCGGAAGCTAGCATATGTGGCTGCTGGGGACCTGGCTCCCATAAATGCCTTCATTGGGGGCCTTGCTGCCCAGGAGGTCATGAAG GCTTGCTCTGGGAAGTTTATGCCCATCATGCAGTGGCTGTACTTTGATGCCCTCGAGTGTCTCCCTGAGGACAAAGAGGCCCTCACGGAGGACAAGTGCCTCCCG CGCCAGAACCGTTATGATGGGCAGGTGGCTGTATTTGGCTCCGACCTGCAGGAGAGGTTGGGCAAGCAGAAGTACTTCCTG GTGGGCGCAGGGGCCATTGGCTGTGAACTGCTCAAGAACTTTGCCATGATTGGGCTGGGCTGTGCAGAAGATGGAGAAATTGTTGTCACAGACATGGACACCATTGAGAAGTCAAATTTGAACAGACAGTTTCTGTTCCGGCCCTGGGATGTCACT aaattaaagtctgacacagctgCTGCAGCTGTGCGCCAGATGAATCCTCATATCCGAGTGACAAGCCACCAGAACCGTGTAGGTCCTGACACTGAGCGCATCTATGATGATGATTTCTTCCAAAACCTGGATGGTGTAACCAATGCCCTGGATAATGTGGATGCCC GCATGTACATGGACCGCCGCTGCGTGTACTACCGTAAGCCACTGCTGGAGTCGGGCACACTGGGCACCAAGGGCAACGTGCAGGTGGTGATCCCCTTCCTAACAGAATCTTACAGCTCCAGCCAGGACCCGCCTGAAAAGTCCATCCCCATCTGCACACTGAAGAACTTCCCCAATGCCATCGAGCACACCCTGCAG TGGGCTAGAGATGAGTTTGAAGGCCTCTTCAAGCAGCCGGCAGAAAACGTCAACCAATACCTCAC AGACTCCAAGTTTGTGGAGCGGACCTTACGACTGGCGGGCACCCAACCCCTGGAGGTGCTGGAGGCTGTGCAGCGCAGTCTTGTGCTGCAGCGGCCACAGACCTGGGCTGACTGTGTGACCTGGGCCTGCCACCACTGGCACACGCAGTACTCTAACAACATCCGGCAGCTGCTACACAACTTCCCTCCTGATCAG CTCACAAGCTCAGGAGCTCCATTCTGGTCTGGGCCCAAACGCTGTCCACACCCACTCACCTTTGATGTCAGCAAC CCCCTTCATCTGGACTACGTGATAGCTGCTGCCAACCTGTTCGCCCAGACATACGGGCTGACAGGCTCTCAGGACCGAGCTGCTGTGGCCACGCTCCTACAGTCCGTGCAGGTCCCCGAGTTCACCCCCAAGTCTGGAGTCAAGATCCATGTCTCTGACCAGGAGCTGCAGAGCGCCAATGCCTCTGTGG ATGACAGCCGTCTGGAAGAACTCAAGGCCACACTGCCCAGTCCTGAAAAGCTCCCTGGGTTCAAGATGTACCCTATCGACTTTGAGAAG GATGATGACACCAACTTCCATATGGATTTCATCGTGGCCGCATCCAACCTCCGAGCAGAGAACTATGACATTCCCCCTGCAGACCGGCACAAG AGCAAGCTGATTGCAGGAAAGATCATCCCAGCCATTGCCACAACCACAGCAGCCGTGGTTGGCCTTGTGTGTTTAGAGCTGTACAAGGTGGTGCAGGGGCACCGACAGCTCAACTCCTACAAGAATGGTTTCCTTAACTTGGCCCTGCCCTTTTTTGGCTTCTCCGAGCCCCTTGCAGCACCTCGTCACCAG TACTATAACCAAGAGTGGACGTTGTGGGATCGCTTTGAGGTACAGGGTTTGCAGCCTAACGGTGAGGAGATGACCCTCAAACAGTTCCTCGACTACTTCAAG ACAGAACATAAGTTGGAGATCACTATGCTGTCCCAGGGCGTGTCTATGCTCTACTCTTTCTTCATGCCAGCCGCCAAGCTCAAGGAACGATTGGATCAGCC GATGACCGAGATTGTAAGCCGTGTGTCGAAACGAAAGCTTGGGCGCCATGTGCGAGCACTGGTGCTTGAGCTGTGCTGTAACGATGAGAGCGGCGAGGACGTTGAGGTCCCCTATGTACGATACACCATCCGCTGA